Sequence from the Bacillus mesophilus genome:
CAATCCATCCAGCCTCCTTCTCTTTGTATATAATTTCCAATCAGGTCTTTTATATCCATGAGGTTTTTTTAGGAGATGACCTTCACTTCTAACTCTATTGTTTAGGAGTTCGTCCGTCATTTGTATCAAAATCCGCACATACCCAGTTTTGCGTTTATTGGGCAATCACCCACCCGAATTCATGGACCTTCTACATAGGATATATCGAATGAATCACTTTGGAGGTGTTAGAATGAGTGCAGTAACAGGTTATGGTGCTGGATTCGCGTTGATTGTCGTATTATTTATTTTATTAATCATCGTGGGATCAGCTTACGTTGGATACTAATTCAAACACTTAAAAAGGAGGAGTTTTCATGTTTGGTACTGGATTAGGTTGCGGAGGTTATGGATTTGGATATACCGCTCCTGTAACAGGAGGTTTTACGACAGGTAGTTCCTTTACGTTAATCGTTGTTCTATTCATCTTACTAATCATCGTTGGCTCTGCCTGGGCTTAATATACTGGAAGGCTCCACAAGTTGTGGAGCTTTTTTTGTATCAGTACATAAAGCTTCCCTTTTTAAAATGCTCTTATACCTCATTAATATTGGCATTGGAGAAGATAAATGCTAGATGTGAAACCGCATGATTAGAGATGAACAAAGAGAAACTAACTCTGCTTCATCATCTTATTTTGTGGAGGTTATGATATGAACAACTTTAACCAAGGATATGGACAAAACCTACCTTTTTCTAATCAGATTTCTGGAACTGACGTACAACATGTTAGACAACAAAACCAACAATCGGCTCAAGCTGGAAACTACGGTGGAGGGCAACAACAACACCAACAATTTATGAACCAACAGCCTTTCAACACTCATTTCCAAGGTGGACAATTCACTGGAGGACCTCAAGCGTCATACCAACATGGGTTTGCTATGACAGATGCACAGCAGGTAAGACAACAAAATCAACAATCTGCTCAAGGTGGAAACTATGGTAGTGGCCAACAATACCAACCACAGCAATATATGAACCAACAACCTTTTAATAACCAGTTCCAAGGTGGACATTTTACTGGGGGCTCACAAGCTGTGTTTCAACATGGGGTCGCTGGAACAGATGCTCAACAGGTTAGACAACAAAATCAACAGTCGGCTCAAGGTGGAGACTATGGTGTTGGCCAACAGCAATCATATCAATATGGTGGAAATACTGGCGGACCACAACAATATGTAAACCAACAACCTTTTACTAATCAGTACCAAGGTGGGCCATTCACTGGAGGACCTCAAGCTGCATTCCAACAAGGATTTGTTGGAACAGATGCTCAACAGGTTAGACAACAAAATCAGCAATCAGCCAATCAACAGTTTGGTGGAAATCAGTTTGGACAAGGGAATTATTACAGTCAACAATAATCTTTTAAAAAGC
This genomic interval carries:
- a CDS encoding YjcZ family sporulation protein, which codes for MFGTGLGCGGYGFGYTAPVTGGFTTGSSFTLIVVLFILLIIVGSAWA
- a CDS encoding YjcZ family sporulation protein, which translates into the protein MSAVTGYGAGFALIVVLFILLIIVGSAYVGY